A genomic stretch from Ovis canadensis isolate MfBH-ARS-UI-01 breed Bighorn chromosome 5, ARS-UI_OviCan_v2, whole genome shotgun sequence includes:
- the RNF126 gene encoding E3 ubiquitin-protein ligase RNF126 isoform X4, with protein sequence MAEASPQPGRYFCHCCSVEIVPRLPDYICPRCESGFIEELPEETRSAENGSAPSTASADQSRQQPFEGYGHFAFGIFDDSFEIPTFPPGAQADDSRDPESRREREQHSRHRIIQQLVNGIITPATIPNLGLGPWGVLHSNPMDYAWGANGLDAIITQLLNQFENTGPPPADKEKIQALPTVPVTEEHVGSGLECPVCKDDYGLGEHVRQLPCNHLFHDGCIVPWLEQHDSCPVCRKSLTGQNTATDPPGLAGVSFSSSSSSSSSSPGNENPASSS encoded by the exons gattACATCTGCCCAAGATGCGAGTCTGGGTTTATCGAGGAGCTTCCGGAAGAGACCAG GAGTGCAGAGAATGGTTCAGCCCCCTCCACAGCCTCTGCGGACCAGAGCCGGCAGCAACCGTTCGAG GGCTATGGGCACTTTGCTTTCGGCATCTTTGACGACAGCTTCGAGATCCCCACGTTCCCCCCTGGGGCGCAGGCTGATGACAGCAGAGACCCTGAGAGCCGGCGGGAGCGAGAGCAGCACTCCCGGCACCG GATCATCCAGCAGCTGGTCAACGGCATCATCACCCCGGCCACCATCCCCAACCTGGGCCTGGGCCCCTG GGGCGTCCTGCATTCAAACCCGATGGACTACGCCTGGGGGGCCAACGGCCTGGACGCCATCATCACGCAG CTCCTCAATCAGTTTGAAAACACGGGTCCCCCACCCgcagacaaagagaaaatccagGCCCTCCCCACCGTGCCTGTGACTGAGGAGCACGTTG gctcgGGGCTGGAGTGCCCCGTGTGCAAGGATGACTATGGGTTGGGTGAGCATGTGAGGCAGCTGCCCTGCAACCACCTCTTCCACGACGGCTGCATCGTGCCCTGGCTGGAGCAG CACGACAGCTGCCCCGTCTGCCGAAAAAGCCTCACAGGACAGAACACAGCCACCGACCCCCCAGGCCTCGCTGGGGTGAGCTTCTCCTCCTCGTCGTCGTCGTCCTCCAGCTCACCTGGCAATGAGAACCCGGCCAGCAGCTCGTGA
- the RNF126 gene encoding E3 ubiquitin-protein ligase RNF126 isoform X5 produces MVQPPPQPLRTRAGSNRSRMWTSPCSRCRRAMGTLLSASLTTASRSPRSPLGRRLMTAETLRAGGSESSTPGTGTAPGSPAPASPRGGPPAGTKASPRWKGSSSSWSTASSPRPPSPTWAWAPGEGVLHSNPMDYAWGANGLDAIITQLLNQFENTGPPPADKEKIQALPTVPVTEEHVGSGLECPVCKDDYGLGEHVRQLPCNHLFHDGCIVPWLEQHDSCPVCRKSLTGQNTATDPPGLAGVSFSSSSSSSSSSPGNENPASSS; encoded by the exons ATGGTTCAGCCCCCTCCACAGCCTCTGCGGACCAGAGCCGGCAGCAACCGTTCGAG AATGTGGACCAGCCCCTGTTCACGCTGCCGCAGGGCTATGGGCACTTTGCTTTCGGCATCTTTGACGACAGCTTCGAGATCCCCACGTTCCCCCCTGGGGCGCAGGCTGATGACAGCAGAGACCCTGAGAGCCGGCGGGAGCGAGAGCAGCACTCCCGGCACCGGTACGGCGCCCGGCAGCCCCGCGCCCGCCTCACCGCGCGGCGGGCCACCGGCCGGCACGAAGGCGTCCCCACGCTGGAAGG GATCATCCAGCAGCTGGTCAACGGCATCATCACCCCGGCCACCATCCCCAACCTGGGCCTGGGCCCCTGGTGA GGGCGTCCTGCATTCAAACCCGATGGACTACGCCTGGGGGGCCAACGGCCTGGACGCCATCATCACGCAG CTCCTCAATCAGTTTGAAAACACGGGTCCCCCACCCgcagacaaagagaaaatccagGCCCTCCCCACCGTGCCTGTGACTGAGGAGCACGTTG gctcgGGGCTGGAGTGCCCCGTGTGCAAGGATGACTATGGGTTGGGTGAGCATGTGAGGCAGCTGCCCTGCAACCACCTCTTCCACGACGGCTGCATCGTGCCCTGGCTGGAGCAG CACGACAGCTGCCCCGTCTGCCGAAAAAGCCTCACAGGACAGAACACAGCCACCGACCCCCCAGGCCTCGCTGGGGTGAGCTTCTCCTCCTCGTCGTCGTCGTCCTCCAGCTCACCTGGCAATGAGAACCCGGCCAGCAGCTCGTGA
- the RNF126 gene encoding E3 ubiquitin-protein ligase RNF126 isoform X2, whose amino-acid sequence MAEASPQPGRYFCHCCSVEIVPRLPDYICPRCESGFIEELPEETRSAENGSAPSTASADQSRQQPFEGYGHFAFGIFDDSFEIPTFPPGAQADDSRDPESRREREQHSRHRYGARQPRARLTARRATGRHEGVPTLEGIIQQLVNGIITPATIPNLGLGPWGVLHSNPMDYAWGANGLDAIITQLLNQFENTGPPPADKEKIQALPTVPVTEEHVGSGLECPVCKDDYGLGEHVRQLPCNHLFHDGCIVPWLEQHDSCPVCRKSLTGQNTATDPPGLAGVSFSSSSSSSSSSPGNENPASSS is encoded by the exons gattACATCTGCCCAAGATGCGAGTCTGGGTTTATCGAGGAGCTTCCGGAAGAGACCAG GAGTGCAGAGAATGGTTCAGCCCCCTCCACAGCCTCTGCGGACCAGAGCCGGCAGCAACCGTTCGAG GGCTATGGGCACTTTGCTTTCGGCATCTTTGACGACAGCTTCGAGATCCCCACGTTCCCCCCTGGGGCGCAGGCTGATGACAGCAGAGACCCTGAGAGCCGGCGGGAGCGAGAGCAGCACTCCCGGCACCGGTACGGCGCCCGGCAGCCCCGCGCCCGCCTCACCGCGCGGCGGGCCACCGGCCGGCACGAAGGCGTCCCCACGCTGGAAGG GATCATCCAGCAGCTGGTCAACGGCATCATCACCCCGGCCACCATCCCCAACCTGGGCCTGGGCCCCTG GGGCGTCCTGCATTCAAACCCGATGGACTACGCCTGGGGGGCCAACGGCCTGGACGCCATCATCACGCAG CTCCTCAATCAGTTTGAAAACACGGGTCCCCCACCCgcagacaaagagaaaatccagGCCCTCCCCACCGTGCCTGTGACTGAGGAGCACGTTG gctcgGGGCTGGAGTGCCCCGTGTGCAAGGATGACTATGGGTTGGGTGAGCATGTGAGGCAGCTGCCCTGCAACCACCTCTTCCACGACGGCTGCATCGTGCCCTGGCTGGAGCAG CACGACAGCTGCCCCGTCTGCCGAAAAAGCCTCACAGGACAGAACACAGCCACCGACCCCCCAGGCCTCGCTGGGGTGAGCTTCTCCTCCTCGTCGTCGTCGTCCTCCAGCTCACCTGGCAATGAGAACCCGGCCAGCAGCTCGTGA
- the RNF126 gene encoding E3 ubiquitin-protein ligase RNF126 isoform X1 codes for MAEASPQPGRYFCHCCSVEIVPRLPDYICPRCESGFIEELPEETRSAENGSAPSTASADQSRQQPFENVDQPLFTLPQGYGHFAFGIFDDSFEIPTFPPGAQADDSRDPESRREREQHSRHRYGARQPRARLTARRATGRHEGVPTLEGIIQQLVNGIITPATIPNLGLGPWGVLHSNPMDYAWGANGLDAIITQLLNQFENTGPPPADKEKIQALPTVPVTEEHVGSGLECPVCKDDYGLGEHVRQLPCNHLFHDGCIVPWLEQHDSCPVCRKSLTGQNTATDPPGLAGVSFSSSSSSSSSSPGNENPASSS; via the exons gattACATCTGCCCAAGATGCGAGTCTGGGTTTATCGAGGAGCTTCCGGAAGAGACCAG GAGTGCAGAGAATGGTTCAGCCCCCTCCACAGCCTCTGCGGACCAGAGCCGGCAGCAACCGTTCGAG AATGTGGACCAGCCCCTGTTCACGCTGCCGCAGGGCTATGGGCACTTTGCTTTCGGCATCTTTGACGACAGCTTCGAGATCCCCACGTTCCCCCCTGGGGCGCAGGCTGATGACAGCAGAGACCCTGAGAGCCGGCGGGAGCGAGAGCAGCACTCCCGGCACCGGTACGGCGCCCGGCAGCCCCGCGCCCGCCTCACCGCGCGGCGGGCCACCGGCCGGCACGAAGGCGTCCCCACGCTGGAAGG GATCATCCAGCAGCTGGTCAACGGCATCATCACCCCGGCCACCATCCCCAACCTGGGCCTGGGCCCCTG GGGCGTCCTGCATTCAAACCCGATGGACTACGCCTGGGGGGCCAACGGCCTGGACGCCATCATCACGCAG CTCCTCAATCAGTTTGAAAACACGGGTCCCCCACCCgcagacaaagagaaaatccagGCCCTCCCCACCGTGCCTGTGACTGAGGAGCACGTTG gctcgGGGCTGGAGTGCCCCGTGTGCAAGGATGACTATGGGTTGGGTGAGCATGTGAGGCAGCTGCCCTGCAACCACCTCTTCCACGACGGCTGCATCGTGCCCTGGCTGGAGCAG CACGACAGCTGCCCCGTCTGCCGAAAAAGCCTCACAGGACAGAACACAGCCACCGACCCCCCAGGCCTCGCTGGGGTGAGCTTCTCCTCCTCGTCGTCGTCGTCCTCCAGCTCACCTGGCAATGAGAACCCGGCCAGCAGCTCGTGA
- the RNF126 gene encoding E3 ubiquitin-protein ligase RNF126 isoform X3, whose protein sequence is MAEASPQPGRYFCHCCSVEIVPRLPDYICPRCESGFIEELPEETRSAENGSAPSTASADQSRQQPFENVDQPLFTLPQGYGHFAFGIFDDSFEIPTFPPGAQADDSRDPESRREREQHSRHRIIQQLVNGIITPATIPNLGLGPWGVLHSNPMDYAWGANGLDAIITQLLNQFENTGPPPADKEKIQALPTVPVTEEHVGSGLECPVCKDDYGLGEHVRQLPCNHLFHDGCIVPWLEQHDSCPVCRKSLTGQNTATDPPGLAGVSFSSSSSSSSSSPGNENPASSS, encoded by the exons gattACATCTGCCCAAGATGCGAGTCTGGGTTTATCGAGGAGCTTCCGGAAGAGACCAG GAGTGCAGAGAATGGTTCAGCCCCCTCCACAGCCTCTGCGGACCAGAGCCGGCAGCAACCGTTCGAG AATGTGGACCAGCCCCTGTTCACGCTGCCGCAGGGCTATGGGCACTTTGCTTTCGGCATCTTTGACGACAGCTTCGAGATCCCCACGTTCCCCCCTGGGGCGCAGGCTGATGACAGCAGAGACCCTGAGAGCCGGCGGGAGCGAGAGCAGCACTCCCGGCACCG GATCATCCAGCAGCTGGTCAACGGCATCATCACCCCGGCCACCATCCCCAACCTGGGCCTGGGCCCCTG GGGCGTCCTGCATTCAAACCCGATGGACTACGCCTGGGGGGCCAACGGCCTGGACGCCATCATCACGCAG CTCCTCAATCAGTTTGAAAACACGGGTCCCCCACCCgcagacaaagagaaaatccagGCCCTCCCCACCGTGCCTGTGACTGAGGAGCACGTTG gctcgGGGCTGGAGTGCCCCGTGTGCAAGGATGACTATGGGTTGGGTGAGCATGTGAGGCAGCTGCCCTGCAACCACCTCTTCCACGACGGCTGCATCGTGCCCTGGCTGGAGCAG CACGACAGCTGCCCCGTCTGCCGAAAAAGCCTCACAGGACAGAACACAGCCACCGACCCCCCAGGCCTCGCTGGGGTGAGCTTCTCCTCCTCGTCGTCGTCGTCCTCCAGCTCACCTGGCAATGAGAACCCGGCCAGCAGCTCGTGA
- the RNF126 gene encoding E3 ubiquitin-protein ligase RNF126 isoform X6 gives MVQPPPQPLRTRAGSNRSRAMGTLLSASLTTASRSPRSPLGRRLMTAETLRAGGSESSTPGTGTAPGSPAPASPRGGPPAGTKASPRWKGSSSSWSTASSPRPPSPTWAWAPGEGVLHSNPMDYAWGANGLDAIITQLLNQFENTGPPPADKEKIQALPTVPVTEEHVGSGLECPVCKDDYGLGEHVRQLPCNHLFHDGCIVPWLEQHDSCPVCRKSLTGQNTATDPPGLAGVSFSSSSSSSSSSPGNENPASSS, from the exons ATGGTTCAGCCCCCTCCACAGCCTCTGCGGACCAGAGCCGGCAGCAACCGTTCGAG GGCTATGGGCACTTTGCTTTCGGCATCTTTGACGACAGCTTCGAGATCCCCACGTTCCCCCCTGGGGCGCAGGCTGATGACAGCAGAGACCCTGAGAGCCGGCGGGAGCGAGAGCAGCACTCCCGGCACCGGTACGGCGCCCGGCAGCCCCGCGCCCGCCTCACCGCGCGGCGGGCCACCGGCCGGCACGAAGGCGTCCCCACGCTGGAAGG GATCATCCAGCAGCTGGTCAACGGCATCATCACCCCGGCCACCATCCCCAACCTGGGCCTGGGCCCCTGGTGA GGGCGTCCTGCATTCAAACCCGATGGACTACGCCTGGGGGGCCAACGGCCTGGACGCCATCATCACGCAG CTCCTCAATCAGTTTGAAAACACGGGTCCCCCACCCgcagacaaagagaaaatccagGCCCTCCCCACCGTGCCTGTGACTGAGGAGCACGTTG gctcgGGGCTGGAGTGCCCCGTGTGCAAGGATGACTATGGGTTGGGTGAGCATGTGAGGCAGCTGCCCTGCAACCACCTCTTCCACGACGGCTGCATCGTGCCCTGGCTGGAGCAG CACGACAGCTGCCCCGTCTGCCGAAAAAGCCTCACAGGACAGAACACAGCCACCGACCCCCCAGGCCTCGCTGGGGTGAGCTTCTCCTCCTCGTCGTCGTCGTCCTCCAGCTCACCTGGCAATGAGAACCCGGCCAGCAGCTCGTGA